A segment of the Gossypium hirsutum isolate 1008001.06 chromosome D10, Gossypium_hirsutum_v2.1, whole genome shotgun sequence genome:
aacTCAAGTATTAGATTGAAGAAAGCTTAGGTTCCAAAGTGAACATTAAAACTAAACCTAAGTATCAAATCCAGACAAAAAATAATTTACgtaccaaattaaatattgaGGCAAAACTTAGATACCAAATTGTATATTAACTCTTTTTATGGGAATTAGGCATTTATCAATTTTTGGTAATAGATGTTGGATTTTGCTTACCATTCTTTACTGCCCTTCTCAATATCTACAGAAGATTTTACTagattttctcttttattatgTCCAGATATAAGAACTCATAGCTACTCAATGCAAATATAAAATCCATTGATGTACATCAGAAGAGATAAAAAGCTTTTCAATTCCTTGTTTCCTTCATCTCCTTCATCACACTTTTTTTTTGCCTTTAAATCAtcttcatctccatcctattgactttgttcatctccatcctattgaCTTTGTCACTTTAAACCCCCCATTTCAGTTTCATCTGcaaaaacaaaaagataaaaCTCCATAGATACGCAGGTTGTATTCCTTCCTTTGATTCCTTTCTTAAAAGCCTAAAATGGGGTTGGTTTAATGTTAGTGATACAatctaaaacaaacaaaaatgggAGAAAAAGAGAAACCAAAGCAGCAACAGCAACAACAAAGCTCAGCTGAATCTTTCGAAGCAATGAAATCCAGTCTCAGTCAAGTTATTGAGGGTATATCTTTCTTGATTTCTCTTTCTCATTGCATCAGAGTTTTCACTGTTAAATGGCAACTTATTCGAAAGAAGCTAGAAGAGTTAAGTTCTGGGTTACTGGCGATTGAAAACTGTGGTTCAAGTTCTGCTCAAAACATAGAGGTCTTTTCTGGGTTGGTTCCTTCCATTTTAGTCACCGTAAACGAATGTCACCGTCTCGCAAGAGCATGTGTGGATCTTTCTTATAGTGGGAAACTCTTGATGCAAAGCTACCTCGATGTAATACTTGCTAAATTCGACAACTATGTGAAGGATCTTTCTGGGTTTTACACTACTGGGATTTTAAGCCATGGTTTCGCCATTGTCGTTTCAAGGCCCGGTGTTACTGCTTCCAAAGATGACATGAGGTTTTACATAAGGGATTTGTTAACAAGAATGAAGATTGGGGATACAGAGATGAAAAAACAAGCATTGGGTAATTTATATCAAGTTTTGGCTGAAGATGAGAGGTATGTTAAACTTATAATAGAAATTGGTGATATTGTGAATGTTTTAGTACAGTTTCTTGATTCCCCAGAGGTAGAGATTCAACGAGAAGCTTCTAAGATTGTGAATTTGATCTCTGGGTTTGATTTATATAAAGGTTTTTTGGTTAAAGCTGGGATTATTGGTCCTTTAGTTCGGATTTTGGAGACTGGGAATGATTTGGGTAAAGAAGGAGCTGTTAAATGTGTGCAAAAATTGACTGTTAATGCTGATAATGCATGGTCTGTTTCAGCTCATGGTGGAGTGACTGCTCTGTTGAAAATATGTTCTAATGGTGATTTTGGTGGTGAATTGATCGGTCCTGCTTGTGGGGTGTTGAGGAATCTTGTTGGTGTTGAAGAAATTAAGAGATTCATGGTTGAAGAAGGAGCTATATCAACATTCATCAAGCTTGTAACATCAAGGGAAGACCTTGTGCAGATCAATTCAATGGAGTTCCTTCAAAATATAGCTTCTGGGGATGAATCCCTTACTCGAATCGTTGTTAAAGAAGGTGGGATTCGTGCGTTGATACACGTTTTGGATCCGAAATCGACCGTCTCTTCAAAAACAAGAGAAATAGCATTAAGGACGATCGAAGATCTCTGCTTTTCATCGCAAAACTGCATCAACATGTTGATGAACGACGGGTTCATCGATAGACTGTTGTTCTTCCTTCGCAATGGCGAGGTTTCGGTTCAAGAATCAACTCTAAAAGTGACATCCAGGCTTTGTTGTGCATCAGAAGAGGCTAAGAAAGCAATGGGGGATGCCGGTTTCATCCCCGAGCTCGTGAAACTGCTCGATGCGAAGTCATACGAAGTAAGTTCCATAGCAACCACAACACTTCATAGCTTGGTCTCAATTCCAAAAAACCGAAAACAGTTCATCCAAGACGACCGAAACATAGGCTGCCTCCTCCAATCACTTGACCGAGACGAAGCCATTTCAGGTAACAACAAAAAGCTCTTGCTCTCTATACTAATATCATTAACAAGCTGCAATAATGGTAGAAGAAAAATTGCCAGCTCTGGTTATCTAAAGAACATAGAAAAACTTGCTGAAGCTGAAGTTTATGATGCCAAAAGACTTGTTAGGAAGCTGTCTAGCAATCGATTTCGTAGCATGCTGAGTGGATTATGGCATTATTGAATGTAGTTTCTATTTACTGTATATCTATATAAGTGTTTTTGGCCTAATCTTTGATTCACTTGAAATGTTCATTGTGTCCAACAGCtttttttgtgtgtttaatttgtaaTAAGTAGGAATCTTAATAAAAAAGCTGTTCTTACAGATTTTGATCCTTTGTAAAGTTAGGCATTGTTGTTTGGAGTTACAGTTTCATATGTTGAGAACAAATAAAATACTATAAAGAAGATGCAATTGTAgttattttagttaatatatgtatatgtagatTTCTTTTGGAAGCATCTGTAGGTAAAAATAACTTGGAGTCCCTTGTACTAagagtcggattgcattttgcccctatactcaaaaaatgggcaaaccAATCCATGTaggttagatcaaagagtaaattggtcattttgttaaaaatttcatccgaatCTACTGTTAAAAGTGGTCCCTATACGTTAACATAAGGTGCATGTGACATATCACGTGTCACTGTTTGGTTATTTAGTCAGCGAtgtcagtttttaacagtagaaatgaatggaatttttATACAAAGGACTAGTTagttctttgatctaatgtataaggattaatttacccatttcttTAGTAGAGGGTAAAATGTAATCTCACACCAAATACAGGGATATCCATAGTATTTTTACCAACATTTATCTGTTTGCTGCACATGGGGAAGGCTGGAACTCCTAATCAAGCTTTTATCATTATGGGACAAAGACGAAAGGGATAGATGAAAGTTCTAGGCTCTATATTTCATATTCTTGCTTGTCTTATTGCCAACGTTGTCTTATTTGCTTGTCTTATTGCTAATATCGATCTCGTCCATCAATCAACCCTCAACTCAATAGGAAAATTGTCGAAGTAAaacacttttaattttattattttaaccgaAGTTTCGTTTGttttttatctcaatttttttacataattttattttcatctttttatggtttaattctgaatttcatctttttacttttactttatgaaaattgttattaaaattttaactaaattttcctaaaaaatagttttaaattttaaatatgggAGGAAGTGTGAATTAATATAAAATCGATTTAATTAGTTAAAAATCATTTGAATcgaatttaaactaatttaaatatttaattttgttcttataatttataacatgactgtttatgtttatatttatattattatttatttatgtttattaatCTCTTTCCGATTTTTTtcgatatttttattttgtgatggttaatccgatgattgaattgaaaattgttGATAAGATCAATTTGACCATAATCTGATTCTTACAGCATTAATTCACCCGCAAAGGCCTTTGTTTCTTATTTATATTGGCTTTTATACTTAGCACAAGATTACGATGAGATTTCGCTTCAGTTTAGGAATGCTTcttaaaagtgcttttggggAGGAAAAAAACATTTCTGGAGGAGTTGAAAATCCTTCTCTTAAAAAGCAACTTATTCAGAAATACTTTTGTTCCAAAAGTACTTCTTAGAAACGATAATAAACCGACCCTTAAAcattacataaaaattataagtgaagcaataaaatatttatgtttaaaatttcaattaacatcaattttgaattccatcCTTGGATCCACTTGAAAAACTTGGACTAGGTGTAATTGGTactccatatttaatttcaaccaAGCTCAATAATCCTTTGACTTTAGGCCCCTAAAGTATTTGGGTCCTAGCAAACCAACCATTTCTCAGATGAGGCAATTTTACATGTGTGAGACCCATTCTTTGATTGTGAGATGTATCcaaatataatgaaattataatataAGAAGAAGAAGTTCAACTTTtagattaaatatatttatagattGAACTATCATTCAAGTTCCAATGgggaattcaaaaatattttacgggatcgaaatttaattataatttttttaacaattaaagtgtaattttatctcatatatgcatatatattattttataattccattgtttaaaaaaaaatcaaatagaaaattttattttgaaggtCAAAAtgcaatatataaaaatttttaatttcattatatatgaaagaattaaaaaaacaattatctAACTTTTTTGGGGTAAAGGCCTCTTTCCTACCCCATTATATTTGCCTTTAATGTAAACTAGGTagtatatataaaacatattatcGAATAAATATAAAGGGTTATTATGCTATGCTCCaattttgaatattgaaatcTCATCTTAGTTCATTGTCTAATTTCAGTGGCGAAGTCAGAGAGTTGGTAAGGGCCTCGGCTCCCTAAAacggaaaatttttcatttagattcctttataatttataaaattttaaattagtaacggtaaaatttcactttgcccctcaaaaataataaaaaattaatttaatactttaaaatttataaagatatagactatcaaaatggtaaaattatatttttactattgtaaaaatatacaatttaattctgccgtgaaattttcttttagcttCACCCTTGTCTAACTTCTTTATTTTAGGTTTGtcaatatttttaaacatcaaaaagtcttttaaatttaaataaatcatttggtgAATAAAATATCTAAAGCTACCCCATAACACAtgcatacacatacacatacacatactcGTCGGTGATGGATCATTATTTGTAGGAATGTGCAATAGCATGTGCAAAATGAGGGAATGtgcaaaaggaaaagaaaaaacctATAAGTATTTTTGCTATCTTGCTTTTAATATCTCTCTCTTCATTTATCCTTAATGGTATAgctgtccttttctttttcttcaagtaaataaaataaatgttaaattctGCTTTTAGTCTCTGCACTTTGcaaaagttatggatttagtccttgtatttctcagattttgaaaaattttagtcctaacccagactgtagcagttaaatttgtttggttaaattctgctattagtcttgtactatgcgcacagttgtagatttagttcattttctccaattggatcattctaagtctttatatttttcggattttgaaatttcaatattaatGCAAATGAGAGTCGATAATTCATTAATTggatttttagtgaataatatGTAGGAATAATAAGTTGACATgatattacacatatgataattgGTTTAGCGACTCAGATTTTGGAAATATTAGAATTtttcttaatgaatttaacaattattgtttAATGGgcactcaaattttaaaaattaccaaatataaaaattaatccattaaatttaaaaattattgctTGTTACCTTCATGGAATCTTTACAACTTgttgattgattaaattaaacAGAGAATAACTCGAAAAAAATGAAACTTTGTAAGTGAAAAAATGGATACAAAAACAACAAGTTGATCATATAGggaacacaattttttttttgtttgattgacTGTCAATGTGCTGTAAAAGATTCATGGTCAAACATAGAGTAAAAAGGGATCAATTTGAAGTAGAGGcgaaatgataatttttttttagaaagttGGAATTAAGTTGTAAACGTTTAcaagagttaaaatgtaatttcattattttaatagtttatatctttttattttttatacacgAGTTTaacttcaatattcaatttggtactcaAATCAAACAATATTATGTGGCTCGGTGAATATTTGAATGGtgtgttttaataataaaaaaacataggtACTTAATTGGAAGGAAAAACTCAGCTATCAAATTGACAAagctcaagtaccaaattgagaATTGAATCCAAACTCAATGTTATAATATACGTCGATATATGGCAGTAGGAATGGTCGCAaaacaataagaaagaaaaataagaacacacaaattttacatatataatcCTTATCgagaaaaaccacgggcagaagaggagaaattcactaatattGAAAAACAACAATACAAGAGGTTTGCGGCTATGCGAAGTTTTTAAGGGTTAAACAACCCGTCTAATAgaagtatatttttatatggacttaacTTGTGCAAAAAGGTTCGTACCGTGGGGGCTCTATTATCAAATGGACCTCGAACCTTCGCCCCCATAGATCCCCAATTTTgcctttctattttatttctttaacaagtgagTTGCACATCTAACTTTTCAAGCCAGATCAAACGGGATTCGGGTCATACAACTCTAACACTCAGGTACCAAATAGTATAataattctttatatatatacaattgttAGATTTCTTAAGGGTCAACATAtcatttggtacttgaatttggtATCCATAACAAATGGCATCATATCACTCAATGAATATTTCACATGTATGCTTTGGTAAAGAAATGTAGGTACTTAATTGGGACAAAAAATCTAGTATCGAGAATTGAACACCAAACTCCAGTGCTTAATtaggataaaaaaaaattaaagtatcaaattgaaaaaaaaaactatgataccaaattgaatattaaaaccaAACTCAAGTAgaaaattgagacaaaaaaattCAAGCGAGTAATTAAAcattgaaactaaactcaaataccaaataatatatcAACCCTTTACATAATAATTGCTAGATTTCTTAGAACTTGTAACTTCATTACAcatatcaatttttatttgaaatcgaAAATTCAATTTGATCCATTTGAATTTAAATTCAGTCTAATCTAATTCAATCACAAAAATTAACAGTTCAAACCTATTCAACTTGAACTCAAATTAACTTGAATTCAAAATGATCCGAATATGAAATAATCTTAACAAGTAACTCGAAATACTCAGAACATGGAGGAACTCGAAATGATCCAAACATATAATGATTCGATTCAAAATGATCCGAATATGAAATAATCTTAACAAGTAACTCGAAATACCCAGAACATGGAGGAACTCAAAATGATCCAAACATATAATGATTCGACTTGAATAATATGAACATCAAACGTAAATGACCCAAACTAAAAacccaaaattgatttaaacttaaaataactcaatttgaattatttaaaaattttaaacccaaatTAATTCGAACCGGATTAATACTACTCAAAATCAATATAACTTGCTAAACTTATAGGTTTATGCAAGCCTCATCACACATTATTCAGatgattaaaattataaacaacTTGCAAGCACAAGATATTCATACATCACACGTCTTATACGTCTTATGAtagacttcttttttttttttttggggggggggtgttATATGATAAAGGAATAATTTATAAATGGGACAACTCAAATCTCAAATTTATTGAATGAGTGATTATATGAATTAATTAAGCTTCGGttccaattttttaaatatatatatgcatgaaccaTGGATGACCAGTTTGTTTACAAAAACGATGGAAGGAAAGCATGagttttgcaatttggtcctatccTTTCCGTAAACAAAATGGGGACCATATGTTTCTATTTGTAATTATCCTTCCTTCCAAAAACAGTCGTTAATTAAcgaattattagtttttttaatacattaattcaataataaatgtattttgtttctaaatattttataatatttattgagCTCGTGTTAAATTTGGAGTCAAGTCAAGTTGAACTCTTAAATGGGGTAAAACCTTTTTAgcattatttttttcattcacaaGCTTCGAACTCAAAATCTTAAATGGATATAATTGTTTTCGTATGCATAAAAAAACCAATCGTCTTGGGAAAACATAAACCTATATGTtgtttgttttgcttaaaaccgagAAAATTTGCCATCTTATATTTAATATTGGCATAATGCTAAATTTAGCTCTACATTTCCatcttttgttaatttgatccttattattatttttagttaaatttgactctcaacatttcaaaaagaatcaaatcacattttttttaaacaaaaatattgactaaaacattaagTTTTTAGCAATGTTGACATAGCAGCCCTCATAACAATCCATGTATACTTCATGTAGACATACCACGTAAACAAATAAtttagaaattgtaaaaataaaattataaaaaaatataaaagaaatcttaatttttttaaaaaataaaaataaagcatgaaGTACATATGAATTGTCATGCATGTtaccatatttaaaattttaatgtttatggtcAAAcaataatttgactctttttgaaaAGCTTATCGTCAAAttcgaattttttaaaaaaattgagaaccAAATTTAATGGAAAgaaataatgatcaaattgacaaaaaatataaacattgagAACTAAATTTAACATCATACATTTAATATT
Coding sequences within it:
- the LOC107937774 gene encoding vacuolar protein 8, which gives rise to MGEKEKPKQQQQQQSSAESFEAMKSSLSQVIEGISFLISLSHCIRVFTVKWQLIRKKLEELSSGLLAIENCGSSSAQNIEVFSGLVPSILVTVNECHRLARACVDLSYSGKLLMQSYLDVILAKFDNYVKDLSGFYTTGILSHGFAIVVSRPGVTASKDDMRFYIRDLLTRMKIGDTEMKKQALGNLYQVLAEDERYVKLIIEIGDIVNVLVQFLDSPEVEIQREASKIVNLISGFDLYKGFLVKAGIIGPLVRILETGNDLGKEGAVKCVQKLTVNADNAWSVSAHGGVTALLKICSNGDFGGELIGPACGVLRNLVGVEEIKRFMVEEGAISTFIKLVTSREDLVQINSMEFLQNIASGDESLTRIVVKEGGIRALIHVLDPKSTVSSKTREIALRTIEDLCFSSQNCINMLMNDGFIDRLLFFLRNGEVSVQESTLKVTSRLCCASEEAKKAMGDAGFIPELVKLLDAKSYEVSSIATTTLHSLVSIPKNRKQFIQDDRNIGCLLQSLDRDEAISGNNKKLLLSILISLTSCNNGRRKIASSGYLKNIEKLAEAEVYDAKRLVRKLSSNRFRSMLSGLWHY